The following proteins come from a genomic window of Oricola thermophila:
- the rplL gene encoding 50S ribosomal protein L7/L12 — protein sequence MADLAKIVEDLSNLTVLEAAELSKMLEEKWGVSAAAPVAVAAVAGGAAGGEAAAAEEKDEFDVILEDAGAQKINVIKEVRSITGLGLKEAKDLVEGAPKPVKEAVSKGEAEEIVKKLTEAGAKASMK from the coding sequence ATGGCTGATCTCGCAAAAATCGTCGAAGACCTGTCCAACCTGACCGTTCTGGAAGCCGCGGAACTGTCGAAGATGCTCGAAGAGAAGTGGGGCGTTTCCGCTGCCGCTCCGGTCGCGGTCGCCGCGGTTGCCGGCGGTGCTGCCGGCGGTGAAGCTGCCGCTGCCGAGGAAAAGGACGAGTTTGACGTCATCCTCGAGGATGCCGGCGCCCAGAAGATCAACGTGATCAAGGAAGTGCGCTCGATCACCGGTCTTGGCCTGAAGGAAGCCAAGGACCTCGTCGAGGGTGCTCCGAAGCCGGTCAAGGAAGCCGTCTCCAAGGGCGAGGCCGAGGAGATCGTGAAGAAGCTGACCGAAGCCGGCGCGAAGGCTTCGATGAAGTAA
- the rplJ gene encoding 50S ribosomal protein L10, protein MDRAEKREFVTQLNTVFNEAGSVVVAHYTGLTVAQMGEFRTKMREAGGSVKVAKNRLAKIALKGTEAEGMSDLFQGQTLIAYSSDPVTAPKVASEFAKSNDKLVLLGGALGATVLDEKGIKALAELPSLDELRAKLVGMISTPATRIAQVVNAPAGNLARVFNAYAQKDEAA, encoded by the coding sequence GTGGATAGAGCGGAAAAACGCGAATTCGTCACGCAGCTGAACACCGTCTTCAATGAAGCCGGCTCGGTTGTCGTGGCCCACTACACCGGTCTCACCGTCGCGCAAATGGGCGAATTCCGCACCAAGATGCGTGAAGCGGGCGGATCGGTGAAGGTCGCGAAGAACCGTCTTGCCAAAATCGCTCTCAAGGGCACGGAAGCCGAGGGAATGTCTGACCTGTTCCAGGGGCAGACGCTGATCGCTTATTCGAGCGATCCGGTCACGGCTCCGAAGGTCGCGAGTGAATTCGCCAAGTCGAACGACAAGCTCGTTCTGCTCGGCGGTGCGCTCGGTGCGACGGTACTCGACGAGAAGGGCATCAAGGCGCTTGCCGAACTGCCTTCGCTCGACGAGCTGCGCGCGAAACTTGTCGGCATGATCTCCACGCCGGCGACGCGCATCGCACAGGTTGTCAACGCTCCGGCAGGGAATCTTGCCCGCGTTTTCAACGCTTACGCCCAGAAGGACGAGGCGGCATAG
- the rplA gene encoding 50S ribosomal protein L1, producing MATVGKRIRQAREGIDRNKLYDLSEAVGLIKERAKAKFDETVEVAFNLGVDPRHADQMVRGVVNLPNGTGRSVRVAVFARGDKAEEAKAAGADIVGAEDLVEIVQGGTIEFDRCIATPDMMPLVGRLGKVLGPRGMMPNPKVGTVTPDVKAAVQASKGGAVEFRVEKAGIVHAGVGKASFDAKALEENIRAFADAVNKAKPSGAKGTYVKRVAISSTMGPGLKIDPSSLAVEA from the coding sequence ATGGCGACGGTTGGAAAACGTATTCGGCAGGCCCGCGAAGGCATCGACCGCAACAAGCTCTATGACCTCTCGGAGGCCGTGGGGCTGATAAAGGAACGCGCCAAGGCGAAGTTCGACGAGACCGTCGAGGTCGCGTTCAATCTCGGCGTCGATCCGCGCCATGCCGACCAGATGGTTCGTGGCGTTGTCAACCTGCCGAACGGAACGGGCCGCTCTGTGCGCGTGGCCGTGTTCGCGCGTGGCGACAAGGCCGAGGAAGCGAAGGCGGCGGGTGCCGACATCGTGGGTGCGGAAGACCTGGTGGAAATCGTGCAGGGTGGCACGATCGAGTTCGATCGCTGCATCGCCACGCCGGACATGATGCCGCTGGTCGGCCGTCTCGGCAAGGTGCTCGGTCCGCGCGGCATGATGCCGAACCCGAAGGTCGGCACGGTTACGCCGGACGTGAAGGCCGCCGTGCAGGCGTCCAAGGGCGGGGCTGTCGAGTTCCGTGTCGAGAAGGCCGGTATCGTTCATGCCGGCGTCGGCAAGGCATCGTTCGACGCGAAGGCCCTGGAAGAGAACATCCGTGCGTTTGCGGACGCGGTCAACAAGGCCAAGCCGTCGGGCGCCAAGGGAACATATGTCAAGCGCGTCGCGATTTCGTCGACGATGGGTCCCGGTCTGAAGATCGATCCCTCTTCGCTCGCGGTCGAGGCTTGA
- the rplK gene encoding 50S ribosomal protein L11, producing MAKKVAGQLKLQVPAGSATPSPPIGPALGQRGINIMEFCKAFNAATQELEKGSPIPTTITYYQDKSFTFKTKTPPASYLLKKAAKLKSGSKEPGKASAGKIGRDKIREIAELKMKDLNAADVEAAMRMIEGSARSMGLEVEG from the coding sequence ATGGCTAAGAAGGTTGCAGGCCAGCTCAAGCTTCAGGTCCCGGCAGGGTCGGCGACGCCGTCGCCGCCGATCGGTCCTGCGCTTGGTCAGCGTGGCATCAACATCATGGAATTCTGCAAGGCGTTCAATGCCGCCACGCAGGAGCTGGAGAAGGGGTCGCCGATCCCGACGACCATCACCTACTACCAGGACAAGTCCTTCACCTTCAAGACGAAGACGCCGCCGGCGTCCTATCTGCTCAAGAAGGCTGCCAAGCTGAAGTCCGGCTCCAAGGAGCCCGGCAAGGCTTCCGCCGGCAAGATCGGTCGCGACAAGATCCGCGAAATCGCCGAGCTGAAGATGAAGGATCTGAACGCCGCCGATGTCGAGGCGGCAATGCGCATGATCGAGGGCTCTGCCCGCTCGATGGGCCTGGAAGTGGAGGGCTGA
- the nusG gene encoding transcription termination/antitermination protein NusG, with translation MPARWYIVHAYSNFEKKVAESIEEAAKAKGLWDHFEQILVPTEKVIEVRRGRKVDAERKFFPGYVMVRAHLTDDVFHLIKNTPKVTGFLGSDNKPVPITDKEAEQILGQIQEGVERPKPSVSFEIGEQVRVSDGPFASFNGVVQEVDEERSRLKVEVSIFGRATPVELEFGQVEKG, from the coding sequence ATGCCTGCTCGCTGGTACATTGTTCACGCATATTCGAACTTCGAGAAGAAGGTCGCCGAATCCATTGAGGAGGCCGCGAAGGCGAAGGGGCTGTGGGATCACTTCGAACAGATCCTCGTGCCGACCGAGAAGGTCATCGAGGTGCGTCGCGGCCGCAAGGTGGACGCGGAACGCAAGTTCTTCCCCGGCTACGTCATGGTGCGCGCCCATCTGACCGATGACGTGTTCCACCTGATCAAGAATACGCCGAAGGTGACCGGCTTCCTCGGTTCGGACAACAAGCCCGTCCCGATCACCGACAAGGAAGCCGAACAGATACTGGGCCAGATCCAGGAAGGCGTCGAGCGGCCGAAGCCCTCCGTCTCCTTCGAGATCGGCGAGCAGGTTCGGGTCTCCGACGGGCCGTTCGCCTCGTTCAACGGTGTCGTTCAGGAGGTGGACGAGGAGCGTTCGCGCCTGAAGGTGGAGGTCTCGATTTTCGGCCGGGCGACCCCGGTCGAGCTGGAATTCGGTCAGGTCGAAAAGGGCTGA
- the secE gene encoding preprotein translocase subunit SecE produces the protein MAKTNPFTFLQQVRSETAKVTWPSRRETMISTIMVLAMVVIASVFFFTVDQIYGWGFDLIFGPTR, from the coding sequence ATGGCGAAAACCAATCCTTTCACCTTTCTGCAGCAAGTTCGCTCAGAAACGGCAAAAGTGACGTGGCCGTCCCGCCGCGAGACCATGATCTCCACGATCATGGTCCTGGCGATGGTGGTGATCGCGTCCGTGTTCTTTTTCACCGTCGATCAGATCTACGGCTGGGGTTTCGACCTCATCTTTGGGCCGACGCGCTAA
- the tuf gene encoding elongation factor Tu, giving the protein MAKGKFERTKPHVNIGTIGHVDHGKTSLTAAITKFFGEFKAYDQIDAAPEEKARGITISTAHVEYETENRHYAHVDCPGHADYVKNMITGAAQMDGAILVVSAADGPMPQTREHILLARQVGVPAIVVFLNKVDQVDDEELLELVEMEVRELLSSYEFPGDDIPVIKGSALAALEDSNKEIGEDAIRALMAEVDSYIPTPERPIDQPFLMPIEDVFSISGRGTVVTGRVERGVINVGDEIEIVGIRPTTKTTCTGVEMFRKLLDQGQAGDNIGALLRGIDRDGVERGQVLCKPGSVTPHTKFKAEAYILTKEEGGRHTPFFNKYRPQFYFRTTDVTGEVTLPEGTEMVMPGDNAEMNVELIVPIAMEERLRFAIREGGRTVGAGIVAKIIE; this is encoded by the coding sequence ATGGCGAAGGGTAAGTTTGAGCGCACGAAGCCGCATGTGAACATCGGCACGATTGGTCACGTTGACCACGGCAAGACGTCGCTGACGGCGGCGATCACGAAGTTTTTCGGGGAGTTCAAGGCGTACGACCAGATTGACGCTGCGCCTGAGGAGAAGGCACGCGGCATTACGATTTCGACGGCGCATGTGGAGTACGAGACGGAGAACCGTCACTATGCGCACGTGGACTGCCCGGGTCACGCGGACTACGTGAAGAACATGATCACGGGCGCGGCGCAGATGGACGGCGCGATTCTTGTTGTTTCGGCGGCTGACGGCCCGATGCCGCAGACGCGCGAGCACATTCTTCTTGCTCGCCAGGTTGGCGTTCCCGCGATTGTCGTTTTCCTGAACAAGGTTGACCAGGTTGACGACGAGGAGCTTCTGGAGCTCGTGGAGATGGAGGTTCGCGAGCTTCTGTCGTCCTACGAGTTCCCGGGCGACGACATTCCGGTGATCAAGGGTTCGGCGCTTGCTGCGCTCGAGGACTCCAACAAGGAGATCGGCGAGGACGCGATCCGCGCGCTGATGGCCGAGGTCGATAGCTACATTCCGACGCCGGAGCGTCCGATCGACCAGCCGTTCCTGATGCCGATCGAGGACGTGTTCTCGATTTCCGGCCGCGGCACGGTGGTGACGGGTCGCGTCGAGCGCGGCGTGATCAACGTTGGCGACGAGATCGAGATCGTGGGCATCCGTCCGACGACGAAGACGACCTGCACGGGCGTCGAGATGTTCCGCAAGCTGCTCGATCAGGGTCAGGCTGGCGACAACATCGGCGCGCTGCTTCGCGGCATCGACCGCGACGGCGTGGAGCGCGGCCAGGTTCTTTGCAAGCCGGGTTCGGTCACGCCGCACACGAAGTTCAAGGCCGAGGCCTACATCCTGACGAAGGAGGAGGGCGGTCGCCACACGCCGTTCTTCAACAAGTACCGTCCGCAGTTCTACTTCCGGACGACGGACGTGACGGGCGAGGTTACGCTTCCGGAAGGCACCGAGATGGTGATGCCGGGCGACAACGCCGAGATGAACGTGGAACTGATCGTTCCGATCGCGATGGAAGAGCGCCTGCGCTTCGCCATCCGCGAGGGCGGCCGCACCGTCGGTGCCGGCATCGTCGCCAAGATCATCGAGTAA
- a CDS encoding tyrosine-type recombinase/integrase, which produces MIRRVPKEFKAFDKRGIVKITTDIAVADDPRAIRAREVVAKLNDGLEQYWRDLRDGRSNDARARFEAAQSRARALGFTYKTAEEVAAGPLNDILKRLDLLAQKKLLDDETEVAAVLGGVPRARFPLSGLLEEYERLQRSSLDRMSPDQRRIWRNTRKRAIANLISVIGDKEISEITRDDTIAYRRWWQDRIAYHGLDIGTANKEIGQISKMVKAVDMMYQLNLKPVFAQLRIEGGAKKSRAAFTAEFVQTRILAPGALDGLNDEARDLVLLVADTGLRLSEAAGLVAGTIHLDADIPYVSVKPIDRILKTDQSERDIPLVGCALDAMKRHPKGFPRYRDKASSLSALVNKYLGAHGMRPSKAHSLYSLRHTFEDRLTAVEAPEKVIASLMGHKWIRPKYGAGPSLAQKLEWLQRIAFSPPTNDALEVVVQETVLPSK; this is translated from the coding sequence TTGATTCGACGCGTCCCCAAGGAATTCAAGGCTTTTGACAAGCGCGGCATTGTAAAGATCACCACGGACATCGCCGTCGCGGATGATCCGCGCGCCATCCGTGCCCGAGAGGTCGTCGCCAAGCTGAATGACGGGCTCGAACAATACTGGCGCGATCTTCGCGACGGTCGCTCCAATGACGCGCGCGCCAGATTCGAGGCCGCGCAGAGCCGCGCCCGCGCGCTCGGCTTCACCTACAAGACCGCCGAGGAAGTCGCAGCGGGCCCGCTCAACGACATTCTCAAGCGGCTCGACCTCCTCGCCCAAAAGAAGCTGCTTGATGACGAGACAGAAGTCGCAGCGGTTCTCGGCGGCGTGCCACGTGCCCGGTTCCCGCTGTCCGGCCTCCTGGAGGAATATGAGCGGCTGCAGCGATCGAGCCTTGACCGAATGTCGCCCGACCAGCGGCGCATCTGGCGCAATACCAGAAAGCGGGCAATCGCCAATCTCATATCGGTGATTGGCGACAAGGAAATAAGCGAAATCACTCGCGATGACACGATCGCCTACCGGCGCTGGTGGCAGGATCGCATAGCCTATCACGGTCTCGACATCGGCACGGCCAACAAGGAAATCGGCCAGATCTCCAAGATGGTGAAGGCCGTGGACATGATGTATCAGCTCAACCTCAAGCCGGTATTCGCGCAACTGCGCATCGAGGGCGGCGCGAAAAAATCGCGCGCGGCTTTCACTGCCGAATTTGTGCAGACACGCATTCTCGCTCCAGGCGCGCTTGATGGCCTCAACGACGAGGCGCGCGATCTTGTCCTGCTGGTGGCCGACACCGGGCTGCGCCTTTCGGAAGCGGCCGGTCTTGTCGCCGGCACGATCCACCTGGACGCCGATATTCCATATGTCAGCGTCAAGCCCATCGACCGCATTCTCAAGACTGACCAGTCGGAGCGTGACATTCCTCTCGTCGGCTGCGCGCTGGATGCGATGAAGCGGCATCCGAAGGGATTCCCGCGCTACCGTGACAAGGCGTCCTCGCTGTCTGCGCTGGTGAACAAATATCTTGGCGCGCACGGCATGCGGCCGAGCAAGGCTCACAGCCTCTACAGCCTGCGGCACACGTTCGAGGACCGGCTGACCGCGGTCGAGGCGCCCGAGAAGGTGATCGCGTCCCTGATGGGGCACAAATGGATCCGCCCGAAATACGGCGCCGGGCCGAGCCTCGCGCAAAAGCTCGAATGGTTGCAGCGCATCGCCTTCTCGCCGCCAACCAATGACGCCCTAGAAGTTGTTGTACAGGAAACAGTTCTTCCGAGTAAATGA
- a CDS encoding hydantoinase B/oxoprolinase family protein has protein sequence MTQTRPDDPITASVIQASLVAAADEMFAVLKKTAMSPIIYEVLDVGTGITDGRGELVSSGAGIPTFVGVLDKAVKRIIELNGIEAIRDGDLFITNDPYYGGVTHLNDVVIALPVFARGELVAWTASIAHWNDVGGRTPGSMAVDVSEIFQEGLRLPAVRLFAGGEPVGPVFDIIAANSRLPDFVRGDLWAQVAASRKAEGRVRQIIETYGLAAFRHALAILFEEGERRARAGLAALPTGTYEIEEEQDDGALWHAAITISEDRFSVDLTGNPKQRAEPYNTSRDGAVISAQMIFKALTDPTLFANGGSFRVLEVVTEPGTIFHATGTAPHGYYFETRIRLFDMLWRCMAQVVPERLPAGHFASICGTVIAGEHPDTGRRFTMVEPQMGGWGATATRDGLDAMYSASHGETFNCPVEICEARYGIDVGYKRLNATGEGCGLHKGGRGVQVNYRPRGRVLLSAGYSRNRVPAWGLADGEAGGRNVLSVCRRDGSQEDYAFVSGLVVDPGDEILIHTANGGGWGKATN, from the coding sequence ATGACACAAACCCGCCCCGATGATCCGATCACCGCCTCGGTGATACAGGCAAGTCTGGTGGCTGCTGCCGACGAAATGTTTGCGGTGCTGAAGAAGACGGCAATGAGCCCGATCATCTACGAGGTTCTGGATGTCGGAACCGGAATCACCGACGGGCGCGGCGAATTGGTGAGTTCCGGCGCCGGGATCCCGACCTTCGTCGGTGTACTGGACAAGGCGGTGAAGCGCATTATTGAGCTGAACGGGATCGAGGCGATCCGGGACGGCGACCTGTTCATTACCAACGACCCCTATTACGGTGGCGTCACGCACCTCAACGACGTTGTCATTGCGCTTCCGGTGTTCGCGCGCGGCGAGCTCGTCGCCTGGACCGCGTCGATCGCCCACTGGAACGATGTTGGTGGCCGAACGCCGGGATCGATGGCTGTCGACGTTTCGGAGATATTCCAGGAAGGCCTGCGATTGCCCGCCGTGAGGCTCTTTGCCGGGGGCGAGCCGGTCGGGCCGGTCTTCGACATCATCGCCGCCAATTCCCGCCTGCCGGATTTCGTGCGCGGTGACCTGTGGGCGCAAGTCGCGGCGAGCCGCAAGGCCGAGGGCCGCGTCCGGCAGATTATCGAGACCTACGGTCTTGCGGCATTCCGCCATGCTCTCGCGATCCTGTTCGAGGAGGGTGAGCGGCGGGCCCGAGCCGGCCTTGCCGCGCTCCCCACCGGCACCTATGAAATCGAGGAGGAGCAAGATGACGGCGCGCTGTGGCACGCCGCGATCACCATTTCGGAAGACCGCTTCTCCGTCGATCTCACCGGCAACCCAAAACAGCGCGCCGAACCCTACAACACCAGCCGCGACGGCGCTGTCATCTCGGCGCAGATGATCTTCAAGGCGCTGACCGACCCGACGCTGTTTGCCAATGGCGGGTCCTTCCGTGTCCTTGAGGTTGTCACTGAGCCTGGCACGATCTTCCACGCCACCGGAACCGCGCCGCACGGCTACTATTTCGAGACGCGCATCCGGCTCTTCGACATGCTGTGGCGCTGCATGGCGCAGGTGGTGCCGGAACGCCTGCCTGCAGGCCATTTCGCCTCGATCTGCGGGACGGTGATTGCCGGCGAGCATCCTGACACCGGCCGCCGCTTCACCATGGTCGAGCCGCAGATGGGGGGGTGGGGCGCGACCGCCACTCGCGACGGGCTCGACGCCATGTACTCGGCTAGCCATGGCGAGACCTTCAATTGCCCTGTCGAGATCTGCGAGGCCCGTTACGGCATTGATGTTGGCTACAAGCGGTTAAACGCGACCGGCGAGGGCTGTGGCCTTCACAAAGGAGGTAGAGGGGTTCAGGTGAACTATCGTCCGCGCGGGCGCGTCTTGCTGTCTGCAGGTTACAGCAGAAATCGCGTTCCGGCTTGGGGGCTTGCAGACGGCGAGGCCGGCGGCAGAAACGTGTTATCGGTTTGCCGACGGGACGGCAGTCAGGAAGATTATGCGTTTGTCAGCGGTCTTGTGGTCGACCCCGGCGATGAAATTCTGATCCATACCGCCAATGGCGGGGGATGGGGCAAAGCCACGAATTAG
- a CDS encoding alcohol dehydrogenase catalytic domain-containing protein: MSRAWRIHDYSSYKGFVLEEETLVEPGEGEIRLKVEAFALNWGDMDLMKDNYSFSFRSFPAWVGIEAASVIEAVRLGVEGLSPGERVATLPYFYYDRGASTESLVTNQRYIAKAPPNLSPVECASIWMRYLTAYFPLAEVSGGGKQPCSRDTGDQHDRLARELGATMIGTARFRRNTDYLHGMGADQVIVTGRDDGATAIDRITGRKGIGVAFDPVGAGLIDKYDTALARDARIDFYGTLDR; encoded by the coding sequence ATGTCGCGCGCATGGCGCATACACGACTACTCGAGTTACAAGGGCTTTGTCCTCGAGGAAGAAACGCTCGTGGAACCGGGCGAGGGGGAAATCCGGCTGAAGGTCGAGGCATTCGCCCTCAACTGGGGCGACATGGACCTGATGAAGGATAACTACTCCTTCTCGTTCCGCAGCTTTCCTGCCTGGGTCGGAATTGAGGCGGCTAGCGTCATCGAAGCTGTGAGACTCGGCGTCGAGGGACTCTCGCCGGGCGAACGCGTCGCGACGCTGCCCTACTTCTACTACGACCGCGGGGCGAGTACGGAATCGCTGGTCACAAACCAGCGCTACATCGCAAAGGCGCCGCCGAATCTCTCGCCGGTGGAATGCGCCTCTATCTGGATGCGGTATCTGACCGCCTATTTTCCGCTGGCAGAGGTCTCCGGGGGGGGCAAGCAGCCATGTTCTCGTGACACCGGCGACCAGCACGACCGGCTCGCCCGCGAATTAGGCGCGACCATGATTGGTACCGCCCGCTTCAGGAGAAACACGGACTACCTGCACGGGATGGGCGCGGACCAAGTCATTGTGACCGGGCGCGACGATGGCGCGACCGCCATCGACAGGATTACGGGCAGAAAGGGCATCGGCGTCGCCTTCGATCCTGTCGGCGCCGGGCTGATCGACAAGTACGATACCGCACTCGCGCGCGATGCACGGATCGACTTCTATGGTACGCTCGACAGGTAA
- a CDS encoding M24 family metallopeptidase gives MSETAARLAALRERMQKNRVDLVALGPGSHMQWLVGFHPHADERPCLLLVSCSGECFLMPALNAEGSREETDIAFHTWADDEGPDKALAAALGSIGAGNADCVVVDETMRADFALLLLAALPGARYAFTDDTVGALRMRKDEGEFARLRASAAVADRAMQKAFASICPGMSERELASIVSDHFASESASTLFTIVGGAGNGAFPHHQTGDRKFIKGDAVVIDIGARKDGFPSDITRMVAVGSPPDGYEEVHAIVERAVQAAMKAARPGVKAKDVDAAARTVIADAGYGEYFVHRTGHGLGIDGHEPPYITSTSETVLEEGMVFSIEPGIYLPGRFGIRLEDIVILRADGPEIFSDLPRDLHIAGA, from the coding sequence ATGAGCGAGACAGCGGCGCGCTTGGCGGCATTGCGCGAGAGGATGCAGAAAAACAGAGTCGACCTGGTTGCACTCGGGCCGGGGTCGCACATGCAATGGCTGGTCGGCTTTCATCCCCATGCCGACGAGCGTCCTTGCCTCCTGTTGGTCTCGTGCTCGGGCGAGTGCTTCTTGATGCCAGCACTCAACGCCGAGGGCTCGCGCGAAGAAACTGACATCGCCTTCCACACTTGGGCAGACGACGAGGGGCCCGACAAGGCACTGGCGGCTGCCCTTGGCTCGATCGGGGCGGGCAATGCCGACTGCGTGGTCGTTGACGAGACCATGCGGGCCGATTTCGCCCTGCTGCTGCTCGCCGCCCTGCCTGGCGCGAGGTATGCCTTCACCGACGACACGGTCGGCGCCCTGCGCATGCGCAAGGACGAGGGCGAGTTCGCGAGGCTGAGGGCGAGTGCTGCCGTGGCCGACCGCGCGATGCAGAAGGCGTTTGCGTCGATTTGCCCGGGTATGAGTGAGCGGGAACTTGCATCCATCGTCAGCGACCATTTCGCCTCCGAGAGTGCCTCGACGCTGTTCACCATCGTCGGCGGTGCTGGCAATGGCGCCTTTCCGCACCACCAGACCGGTGACAGGAAGTTTATCAAGGGCGATGCGGTGGTCATCGACATTGGCGCGCGCAAGGACGGCTTCCCGAGCGATATCACCCGCATGGTGGCCGTCGGCAGTCCGCCCGACGGATATGAAGAGGTGCACGCCATCGTCGAGCGGGCTGTCCAAGCGGCGATGAAGGCCGCCCGGCCGGGTGTGAAAGCGAAGGACGTCGACGCTGCCGCCCGCACAGTCATCGCCGATGCGGGCTACGGCGAGTACTTCGTCCACCGTACCGGCCACGGCTTGGGGATCGACGGTCACGAACCGCCCTACATTACGTCGACCTCGGAGACGGTGCTGGAGGAGGGAATGGTCTTCTCCATAGAACCCGGCATCTACCTTCCGGGGCGCTTCGGCATCAGGCTCGAGGACATTGTAATCCTCCGCGCCGACGGGCCGGAAATCTTCTCCGACCTTCCGCGCGACCTGCATATTGCGGGCGCTTGA
- a CDS encoding aspartate/glutamate racemase family protein — translation MYPSPIVGTAAHDDMFADMAREHKLACTEVHVTSLFETEGRIVGRHKWVNQMHFTVCEHGLEHRLPGFYHVELGVTEFQQDYTETDCRLLETGPKAVEDDFAEALIFGCTMEVGFYRDVERRLGVPVIAPSIAALKRIEYGAIFKRQCAWKPSRMWSCVSPSEEEIAGIGASTTAKFSAIASSSRPKRRDLHAGWRDQQQ, via the coding sequence ATGTATCCGAGCCCGATCGTCGGCACCGCCGCCCATGATGACATGTTTGCCGACATGGCCCGCGAGCACAAGCTCGCTTGCACCGAGGTCCACGTTACGTCGCTGTTCGAGACCGAAGGCCGAATCGTCGGACGGCACAAGTGGGTAAACCAGATGCATTTCACCGTTTGCGAGCATGGCCTTGAACACCGGCTGCCGGGCTTCTATCACGTCGAGCTGGGCGTCACGGAGTTTCAGCAGGACTATACCGAGACGGATTGCCGGCTCCTGGAGACGGGCCCCAAGGCCGTAGAAGACGACTTTGCCGAGGCGCTCATCTTTGGCTGCACGATGGAAGTCGGGTTCTACCGCGACGTGGAAAGGCGCCTTGGCGTGCCCGTGATTGCGCCGTCCATCGCCGCGCTGAAACGGATCGAGTACGGCGCCATCTTCAAGCGGCAATGCGCTTGGAAACCGAGCCGCATGTGGTCGTGCGTGTCCCCGTCCGAAGAAGAAATCGCGGGCATTGGCGCTTCGACGACGGCGAAGTTTTCGGCAATCGCATCATCGTCCCGGCCGAAGCGCCGGGACCTGCATGCCGGGTGGCGTGATCAGCAACAATAA